The DNA window ATCgtctctcttttctccttaggTCTAGGTCTTTATTCAATCAACTCTCAATTTTCCTTAGGTATAATTAACACGAGAATAGGAGGTGGGCGTCGACAACGGAAGAGAGATCCagaggaaaatattcgatcttgatttgaagaaaaaatggGAAGCGAATGAATATGAGGattcaaaattaaaagaaaaatttcCGTGCGATGCACAgggataagaataaaaataaaataaattaaaaaattataataatatttattcaatgtttaaaattattaaaataaaaaatataacgctctatttcacattttattcacttcgataaaataacttattttctcacatgtttcatcacatattttttccgaatgaatctctcatcttgtgactttacacttttactttgtcaatcaaatgtttgattcatatttgttgaGAGATACTCTCCAAGATCAACACAATATTCCAATGTAAACCAGAAATCCAAACATAAAACAAGACGAATAAGAAGAAGACGCaagatttgatatcggagttTAGCCCAAATCGGACCTACGTCTCCGTCAAACTCAGCTTGGAGCTTGATTCCACTATAAAGAAAAAGTATCAGATTACAATCACTCACACTATCTTTCCTTTTCTTACACACCTTTCTTTGCAAGAATTCTTCACCAAAATCACTCAAGAAAAGTAATCTTactcaagaaaagaaaaaaacagaATGCACTCAATACTTAACCACCTATCTTCTTATATCAACATAAAATGAATGACCCGGTTTTTTGCAATTAATTAAACCGGACCAAAAAACAGCTAACAAAAAAAACCGGTTCAACCCAAaatcaacaatctccaccttgggttGTTTGATCATTCTTCAACTTCTATTAGAATCAAAAAACTCATATTTGCATCATTGCTTGAAGCCACCCACAGTTCAAGTTACTTCAACTCTAAGAAGTTTTAAACAATGTTTAAACTTGCTTAAAGTTAACACTTTTGTTCCAACATCAGCAGGATTATCTTCTGTTCCAATTTTACCAATTGAAACTACACCTTGTGTTATCTTTTCCcgaataaaatgatattttatgtCCACACGTTTTGTTCTATCATGAAATACAAGGTTCTTGCACAAATGAAGAGCACTTTGGCTATCAGTGTAGATAGTAGCAGGCCCCTTAAACAACTTGAGTTCTTAAAGTATACCTTGAATCCACATGGCCTCTTTTATAGCCTTTGTTGCTGCTATGTACTCAGCTTCAGTGGTTGATAATGCTACCACTGATTGTAGTTGGCTTTTTCAGCTAATGCAATTTCCATTTATCAAAAAATAGAAAGCAATAGTAGATCTTCTAGTGTCTTTGTCACCTGCAAAGTCTGAATCCACATACCCGATGACTGTTACTTCAGGAGTATTCTTTTTCTTGTAGCATATACCTGTATCGGTTGTAGAGACAATATATCTTAATAGCcattttgttaggatctaggtcgcggctggaggaccggggttgggccggtcagcgcgtctcactcaaagggtggtgattaatccggttagagattaacatcggggtttcaatactacacaaactgtcacaaacccttgaaccaggttcaagcgcggaagaggtttgtttcaggttgaagcagcacacttataGGATAGGCAGAGCCGATTTttaataggacaggtttggaaattgatgggtcggtttttgtaacttggtgattcggtttagatatTGTGGAGTCGGTCAGGATGGTGTAGGTcggttagtacagatcggttataaagtaaatcaggcagaaaataaataataagacatgtttttatggatgttcggagataaaactcctacgtcaccccttcctctcgaaaccgcgagaaggatattcactaaggaatacaaatacaatccgatcgagacttatttcctgctcgataacacccgtacaatttacaccgaaattgtaaatacacacttcaactttagcacttaggacttttctagagagagaacacaatcttatcactagtaaattaattttttactgtgtcccgcatttactcctcttcaactgctccttttataggtgaaatataccaacggtcatatttcatttccttgaatttgattggctgagtagaggttcagtgattcagacctgacggtcaacctttcagacttgacagtctgttcttccagtgtgtaggacaaaccggctaggtttgtcttttactcaatttggtaactgtcggttagatagttgtctgtacttggaagattgcctttctgatttatcctgaagtggaaagatcttgtaggacggttttctgcagcctgcagactatcctcagacttgtataaatatggaaatgttcagtctgttcctttggtatcattctcagcagATACCTGAAGtgtcttcttatgctggtcggttatttgtcttaaccggatggcttctgGGCTGGTCGTTTATTTGTCTTTAAGCaaatggcttccggttatttgccttggcttctggtcggttaatgaccgactatctggtgtttccagccttcagttttgaccgatcttgtctttctttgtgcggtcatgtttctggtcggtttgataacttgaccggttgagttttcTTAACCGGCTCAGTGATctgaccggttggttttctcaatccggttgggtactttgactggtccggttctttgttcctgcatgagaggtttatttatgttaagttctgttgaccggtctaattttatctaacaatttctccctttttgattattttatttaaaattatcaaaatcatgtaagattgcaaacgtaggccggttctttatttgactggatttttgaaactgacttgagataattttttggaaaaatttggaaaaattttgagaaaaattttggaagattttaatcttttatcttatcaatttctccctttttgattattttatttaaaattatcaaaaccgtgTAAGAttgcaagtataggccggtttcaaaaataactttatatatataaaagtaaccgaaaaaaagggaaaatattatacatgtagaaaccgaaataaacatagatTAAGAAAAGAGATCCCCTATTCTGATTCAAATGGCAGGAAGTCTTTCAACATGTCATCGGTTGGTTGTTCCTCATCTGGTTGAGCCGGTCTTGAAGATGAACCTCCAGTTTGCGGTTGACCGACCGTGCTGATTGAAGCCGTATTGAGaactcgctgtcttgtagaTCGCGGCTCGAGATTCTCTTCGATTTCATCCTCGGTTTGCATAGCCGGGTTCGGTGGAGTTTCAATAATCGTCTCGGTGATCCTCTCCAGCATCCCGGTGACTTGAACCTTCTTTGAGAGTGTTTTCCTTTTCCGTgttgccggaaccgaagaggaggaagccGCCTTGGTCCTCTTGTGAGCCTTTTCGAAGTTGTGGTATGTGTCTTGCTGAGCTTTTAACCGATTGGCCTCTTCGACTTGTTTTGCCGCCATGATTTTTGCGAGTTCCGGATTTCTGGCCGCTATATTTTGTGCGCGTACGGCTATTTCCTCATCAGTCAATCGCGGTGCTTCCTTCGCTTTCCGCGTttcttcgtccagcgcatcctggataTCCTTAGCCGCTCGAGCGTTTGCTTCCTCAACCGCTTTATCAGCATTAAGCTTGGCATTTATCAACTCAGTCACCTGTTCGGTgagcgccttgaggtcggcttcaagcttgtcGTTGCGCTCTTCAAGACttgcattcttcttttcaagaTATGTGACCCTGTCAAGTGTCGAACCGACTTTGGTGCTTGACCGCCCTAGGTCCTCATCTACCTTTGTGAGTCGTTGATCGGTTTTCTCTTGAAACCGTTCCAAGTCATCCAACATCTTGGAGGTCTTATCTTCCAAGTCTTCGGTTCGCTTAAGATGTTCGTTGTGAAGAATGGTATCGTCCCGGTAGTCGGCTTCGATCTCTGTGATCCGGGCATCTGCTTTCACAAGATCATCCCTCGTTGTTTTAGATAACTTGATTGTTTGAAGCGCGGCTTTCTTGATTTTCCTCTTCCATGGTCGAACCTTTCTTTTggcaaactcttgaatgagAGTCTTAACCCTTTCTTCTGTAACGACCGATTCTGAATCCCCAGGTTGATTAGTTTCAAGTGGCCCGGTGAAAGGAGTCTCCGTCCTTTCGTCGGTTTCGTTGATGACCGGATCCGCTAGAGGAGGCGTATCACCTCGATTCTGACCGTCATCGGTCTCAAGACGCGGAGAGTACGTTGTATCTCGCTGTCTGCGTACCGCTTCAAGCCGCTCTATCTCGTCAATGAATTCTCCTTTCTTGACTTTAAGTATATCCAACACCAGGAGTTGTAATTTAGCCTTCGGTGCTCCCGCAACATATCGTTCTGATAGCTTTCGTATATGTGcggttagcttttgtagccgagcacgtGGTTCCactattgcgtgtcggtccatggcttcgttAGGATCTTCGACATTTGTGAGTCTGATAACGTCTTCCTCTATCTCCaaaattctttcaaatcttTGTCCGGTGGTTAGGTCCGGTAACACATGTTTGAAGAATTTATTGCACCGGATCAGGAACCACTCACTGTATGCTTGTGCTGCCTTTTTAGCTTGCAGATGAATTTCTTCTAAGACTTTGCGTACAATTTTCTCGGCCATCTTCTGGTCGTTGTCAGCGGGAACCTCTTCCTCCCCACGGCCGTCTGCACCGGCATCGGTGTTTTCAAGGCTTGCGGCCGCACCGACATTGTCAAGACTTGTGGCCGATTGTTTCTCTTCAATTGGTCCTTCTTTATCAGAAGGGTTTTCATCAGATTTCTGCGAGGCGGTTCGGTCAGACGTGAAGGCCGAATCTTCCTCATCTCGTGTTTCCGAGGGCGGTTCCGTGAATACTATCGGTTCTTTATCCTTCTTGCCTCCGGGTCCGCCCTTTACCGGAGCAGGCTTCTTAGCTGCTGCTTTCTTTATTCGGCCTCCTGAAGAACCGGAGGCCGGCTGCTTTTTCTCCAGGAATTTGCGGGATCTAATTATTTTGCTTGATGAGAGAAGAACACccggaccggtgttgatgttgttgtggAGCATGATCTTTCCAAGTGGGTTGGCGTAaccccatgaccgggtggaatccggtttcaccatgtcttttAGGTTTTGAAAGATCTCATTCGCCTAGTTAACGTTTATACCGTTTAGTAAGCCGATAAGCATCTCGATTTTGGCCCTGGTGCGGTTGTCGAAATTTCCACCTCTCGCCTGAACCGACTTAGTGAAGATGTCACAGAGCGGTATATATTCCAGTCGTAGTGATGACTTCTTATCGGATACCTTTACAGGAGCCCCGGTTGCCGAgagaatctggcaagccgcctcgaatgtTGTTTGGTCTAGTTCCATCGAAGCTTTGCGTCCATTTGTTGGAAGACGTAGGATTTCCgcaaccgactcttcggttatGTCGAATTGCTTGCCGCCAACAGTTACGGTTATTTTGTCGCCAGAGAGAGATTCGGTTTTAAAGAACTCTTCAACCGCTTCCTTGTAAAGAACGAAAGGACCGCCTAGAAAGTACTCGAGTCCGGCTTCGGAAATCCGGGTAAGAACTTACTTTGCCGGAACCGAACCGTTTTGTCTGATTTCCTCAAAATCCACAtggatgatgtgtttgaacaatGCCGATTCACGAcctattgttgatgattgagagagtttgagagaacAAAAGAATAACCGCtgtgagagagtttgagagactagagagagaaagttatTTCGCGTAGGAGAAAAATGAAATGGCCAAGAGTCCCTTTTATAGGCGCGGTCTGGAAGCTCAACCgtcgcaaaccgtcccatcaccttgggcgggaattttccctccaagtgaTTTtggcggcaaaccatgggcggtaatGAAAATGGCGGCAAATTATGGGCGCCAAATCAGAGGCGGGAAATTTGAGCGGGAGCTTTTGGCGGGATATGTTGGCGGGAatatttccctccaaaagtttcgatttcggttttgatggtgcAATCCCTTTTTGAAACCGTATTATGAAGTGATTTATGAACCGCAATAATGCGGTGTTTTGATCTTGACCGGAAAGTTCTACGAACACAGGTTTGTCTATCGatttaaccggttatttagaTGAGTGTTCTGAATTTTTACAACTTTTGATTAAGCGGTTCTTCTTGAGACCGTGCATAACTTCGAAGACGCGGTTTCTTTGATATTGACCGGATATTTCAACGAagttacttaataatattaaccgGATACTTAGATGGATATTCTGATTGTTACtttgacccggttatttagactGAAATAGAGTTTCATTGAATGAAGgtacaagatagaaaccgatatatggatcggtttggaaatagaaatacataagaaataaagatataaCTTATGTGATAACGACTCTTAAAAGTTTCTCTTCCACTCCATCCACGTCAAGGATGTTTGAaggagatgccggtgtgcccggtccaaattctgggcggtacttgagaataatccgactgatgtgaggagcataaccgagacctttcttggttagcaccatggttttcaggttctgaaaaatgaccgatgaccaattgatggccgtgttgctaacaatgtaggtcatcgTGTCGAATGTTTTCTTGGAGTAACGCTGATTCAGGGATTGACAAATGATAGAGCGGTTTACAATCTCATGAAGGAGTTGgtgagcaaggcgggtttttaacccatgatTTTCCACCGGCACATCGGTTCAAGAGAAGAATATTGAGTGATCGGTTGCTGCACTCCCCACCTgggttgggaagtcggaaaacccttctgtgggcaggttgaacatctgggcaaattcggcttcatccagccagaaagTGTGATCTCTCACCGTGGAAACGATATAGTTTCCTGTGATGCAAGCACTTCTAAAGAAGGTATTGACATCTTCAagaagtatgggaccggattcttcgagaaaggtgcgaagaccggtgtcaatgagagattcaaacatgacctCCTTGGTTTCTatatcccaatgttccatacatgaatcgaagttgctgctcaagaagtttcctagagttcggctcggcatgattcaaactttgctaatagagagagaaggagttcaagagatttatgatttgagatgtgttaatttgattaggaaagatctctttatatagatccggttttggaggggaaaacatcaacattgaatgtcagttttgtcttattggagaagagaatatttatgtttccaaagtgtGTTGGAAagaggttacttttgaccgattgcggagctcgaggtaggaaTTTAgatgaaaagtaaccaagttagttgggtagtaattactcatgtagttggggttacctcattaattaaatgttacttttcattaatgactgatgcaacaacacactgaaaagtaatcgattgaaaccgaagataactTAGACTAAACCGAAGAGAACATAGATGAAACTGAAATGATCATAAGAgagttgaacaaagatacagccggtgcgtgcagcaaaatgaccgggtgtagaAATGAGTGACCTAATATCCGCTTGAGTTGGTGTGACCGTTGGAGtgacggttcctcctcttccaagccttcTCAAATTGCTCATAGAAAGAGTCGGTTACTTCCTTGGTAAGTACTTGGGCTTGGTTCAGCCCTTCCCCCGGGCatgttggaactccaagctctAGAAGCAGACAGCTTATTTGAggaacgaggccgactgtttgaacgccaatcatccagactAGGACGTCGAATAGTACCCTCGACCAATTGACCGGTGTGTCAGTAGTTATagcagccatcatgttgaaggcagcggtgcagtatgtgttggtcacatcccttcccaggatgcctcgaccgattatgtcattgagaagctggtattcagctttcaatagtgacttagcaccgtggtcatccactggatggcttgaccgggcaaaggctaaggagatctcggcttttagttcagccggtatGTTGAGGTCAGTTAGCCCCTGCTTTAGTAGGTTAAAGCATCTggcaaagtcattttcggtaaaGTCAAATACGATTCCTCCTACCCTTGACTAGATGtgagtgtcaaagtgaggagttccacgaaaaacCCTAGCGTTGTAAAAGAATTCCAGGACAGActcagaatagatgacatgtttgtcatctagaaagtttTGGAGACtagtgtcttcaagtgacttgatcatcttgaagacctcataatgctcagtgctttgagcagagttgaaatccacttgaaggatgtttggaaactgagacattttgtcttagtgagaggaagAGTTATacaacttgtgattgttttatttaaggtttgttcaacttatatactagtggagagaggaTCTTATTATCCAGGTATCATAGGTGATAATATCTATTATCCACAGGATAAAGAGTTTTGCAttaaataagcatgtc is part of the Impatiens glandulifera chromosome 1, dImpGla2.1, whole genome shotgun sequence genome and encodes:
- the LOC124943832 gene encoding uncharacterized protein LOC124943832 — protein: MVKPDSTRSWGYANPLGKIMLHNNINTGPGVLLSSSKIIRSRKFLEKKQPASGSSGGRIKKAAAKKPAPVKGGPGGKKDKEPIVFTEPPSETRDEEDSAFTSDRTASQKSDENPSDKEGPIEEKQSATSLDNVGAAASLENTDAGADGRGEEEVPADNDQKMAEKIVRKVLEEIHLQAKKAAQAYSEWFLIRCNKFFKHVLPDLTTGQRFERILEIEEDVIRLTNVEDPNEAMDRHAIVEPRARLQKLTAHIRKLSERYVAGAPKAKLQLLVLDILKVKKGEFIDEIERLEAVRRQRDTTYSPRLETDDGQNRGDTPPLADPVINETDERTETPFTGPLETNQPGDSESVVTEERVKTLIQEFAKRKVRPWKRKIKKAALQTIKLSKTTRDDLVKADARITEIEADYRDDTILHNEHLKRTEDLEDKTSKMLDDLERFQEKTDQRLTKVDEDLGRSSTKVGSTLDRVTYLEKKNASLEERNDKLEADLKALTEQVTELINAKLNADKAVEEANARAAKDIQDALDEETRKAKEAPRLTDEEIAVRAQNIAARNPELAKIMAAKQVEEANRLKAQQDTYHNFEKAHKRTKAASSSSVPATRKRKTLSKKVQVTGMLERITETIIETPPNPAMQTEDEIEENLEPRSTRQRVLNTASISTVGQPQTGGSSSRPAQPDEEQPTDDMLKDFLPFESE